The Bernardetia litoralis DSM 6794 genome includes a window with the following:
- the hemH gene encoding ferrochelatase, with the protein MKNAPIAVLLVNLGTPDSPKTPDVRKYLREFLLDGRVIDIPAPLRFALVNGVIAPFRSPKSAAEYQKLWTDRGSPLLYHGVDVAEKLQHSLDEYSSKETDKSKKQKYIVRLAMRYQSPSIPNVLSELQAMNPKKIIVIPMFPQYASASTGSVLEKIMQLVSKWLLIPEVSFVDSYPTDKKMIQAFALQGQELLKTHDYDHYVFSYHGLPQRQLKKASSHCKIGTCCENFSAVNRLCYRAQCYETSRHLAKELGITEKDYTVCFQSRLGSDPWIPPYTDDVIKEMYEEGYRKLIVFVPSFVADCLETSVEVAETYHEDFLALGGERWDMVDSLNSHPLWIESLEDMVLQRS; encoded by the coding sequence ATGAAAAATGCCCCTATTGCAGTTTTGCTTGTCAATTTAGGAACTCCAGATTCTCCAAAAACACCTGATGTTAGAAAATATTTACGTGAGTTTTTATTGGATGGTAGAGTAATTGATATTCCTGCACCTTTGCGTTTTGCGCTTGTAAATGGAGTTATTGCACCTTTCCGTTCGCCAAAATCAGCAGCCGAATATCAAAAATTATGGACGGATAGAGGTTCTCCACTTTTGTATCATGGTGTGGATGTAGCCGAAAAATTACAACATTCTTTAGATGAATATTCTAGTAAAGAAACTGATAAATCTAAAAAACAGAAGTATATTGTTCGTTTGGCAATGCGTTATCAAAGTCCATCTATTCCAAATGTACTTTCAGAATTGCAGGCAATGAATCCAAAAAAAATCATTGTTATTCCTATGTTTCCTCAATATGCTTCGGCTTCTACGGGTTCAGTTTTGGAAAAAATAATGCAACTTGTTTCTAAATGGTTACTCATTCCTGAAGTTTCTTTTGTGGATTCTTATCCAACAGATAAAAAAATGATACAAGCATTTGCATTACAAGGACAAGAACTTTTAAAAACCCATGATTACGACCATTATGTTTTTTCATATCATGGTTTGCCACAACGCCAACTCAAAAAAGCAAGTTCACATTGTAAAATTGGAACGTGTTGTGAAAATTTTAGTGCTGTAAACCGTCTTTGTTATAGAGCGCAATGTTATGAAACTTCACGTCATTTGGCAAAAGAATTAGGTATTACAGAAAAAGATTATACGGTTTGTTTTCAATCTCGTTTGGGTTCTGACCCTTGGATTCCACCTTATACAGATGATGTAATTAAAGAAATGTATGAAGAAGGATATAGAAAATTAATTGTTTTTGTACCTTCTTTTGTAGCTGATTGTTTAGAAACAAGTGTAGAAGTTGCAGAAACATACCATGAAGATTTCTTGGCACTTGGTGGAGAACGCTGGGATATGGTCGATAGTCTTAATTCTCACCCACTTTGGATTGAATCTTTGGAAGATATGGTTTTGCAGAGAAGTTAA
- the thrC gene encoding threonine synthase produces the protein MNYLSTRKNGTNNEEKVSFKEAVINGLTKNSGLYFPETIPSLPSSFFENIENLEDNQIAFEVLKPFVKESLNEQQLKQIIKETLNFSIPVVQVENNIFSLELYHGATQAFKDVGARFMSRCLSYFYSKNENNQNVTILVATSGDTGSAVANGFFDVKGINVKILFPKGKVSPYQEFQMTTLGKNIQAIEVEGTFDDCQKLVKEAFNDTELREKITLSSANSINVARLLPQMLYYFLAYKQLKIQDVLGNKKLVVSVPSGNLGNISAGLIAKKIGLPIERFIAAHNANDTFYNYLQTGKYEQKASILTYSNAMDVGNPSNFERIEYLYNKDLEATKKDISAFTVDDISTIKEITNCYEKNNYLLDPHGAVGKLALHQSLKENEIGLFLETAHPQKFSEIIQKAIPNYESEKVDLSNAKKLFIKNSYDELVEIILK, from the coding sequence GTGAATTACCTTAGTACACGAAAAAACGGAACAAATAATGAGGAAAAAGTTTCTTTTAAAGAAGCTGTTATTAATGGTCTTACAAAAAATAGTGGTTTGTATTTTCCAGAAACCATTCCTTCTTTGCCTTCTTCTTTTTTTGAGAATATTGAAAATTTAGAAGATAATCAAATTGCTTTTGAGGTTTTGAAACCTTTTGTGAAGGAATCTTTGAATGAACAACAATTAAAACAAATTATTAAAGAAACACTTAATTTTTCTATTCCTGTTGTGCAAGTAGAAAATAATATTTTTTCTTTGGAGCTTTATCATGGCGCAACACAAGCCTTTAAAGATGTTGGCGCACGTTTTATGTCTCGGTGTTTATCGTATTTTTATAGCAAAAATGAAAATAATCAGAATGTAACTATTTTAGTTGCTACTTCTGGTGATACAGGAAGTGCAGTAGCTAATGGTTTTTTTGATGTAAAGGGAATTAATGTAAAGATTTTGTTTCCAAAAGGAAAAGTAAGCCCATATCAAGAATTTCAAATGACTACTTTAGGTAAAAATATTCAAGCCATAGAAGTAGAAGGAACTTTTGATGACTGCCAAAAATTGGTAAAAGAAGCCTTTAATGATACAGAATTAAGAGAAAAAATAACACTAAGTAGTGCAAACTCTATCAATGTAGCTCGTTTGCTTCCTCAAATGTTGTATTATTTTTTAGCCTATAAGCAATTAAAAATACAAGATGTTTTAGGTAATAAAAAATTAGTTGTTTCTGTTCCATCTGGAAATTTAGGAAATATTTCAGCAGGACTTATAGCCAAAAAAATAGGTTTGCCTATTGAACGTTTTATAGCTGCACACAATGCAAATGATACTTTTTATAATTATCTACAAACAGGAAAATACGAACAAAAAGCATCTATTTTGACCTATTCTAATGCCATGGATGTAGGAAATCCAAGCAATTTTGAAAGAATAGAATATTTGTATAACAAGGACTTGGAAGCAACTAAAAAAGATATTTCTGCTTTTACAGTTGATGATATTTCCACTATTAAAGAAATAACAAATTGTTATGAGAAAAATAATTATCTCCTAGACCCACATGGAGCAGTTGGAAAATTAGCTTTACATCAAAGCTTAAAAGAAAATGAAATTGGTTTATTTTTAGAAACAGCACATCCACAAAAATTTTCAGAAATTATACAAAAAGCAATTCCAAATTATGAATCTGAAAAAGTAGATTTGTCCAATGCAAAGAAATTATTTATTAAAAATAGCTATGATGAATTAGTAGAAATAATTTTGAAATAA
- the hemF gene encoding oxygen-dependent coproporphyrinogen oxidase yields MENLDTNTQLSNDFTTHKTQISTWFQGLQSRICKALEEADGKATFQTDTWERKGGGGGTSRVIENGNIIEKGGVNFSAVFGESPAQMLKLMKLEPADFFATGVSIVLHPKNPLVPIIHMNVRYFEMSNGIYWFGGGIDLTPHYIFDEDAKFFHKSLKDACDKHHKSYYPEFKKKADDYFYIPHREETRGIGGIFFDHLKEIDGITKQDRWDFVREIGEAFAPVYTQIANKNKTLPFTKEQTEWQRIRRGRYVEFNLVYDRGTKFGLETNGRTESILMSLPPEANWQYAHEPQKGSEEARTLSLLKKGIDWI; encoded by the coding sequence GTGGAAAATTTAGATACAAACACCCAACTTTCAAACGACTTTACAACACACAAAACTCAAATTTCGACTTGGTTTCAAGGACTGCAAAGCAGAATCTGCAAAGCATTAGAAGAAGCTGATGGAAAAGCTACTTTTCAAACAGATACTTGGGAACGAAAAGGGGGAGGTGGAGGAACATCTCGTGTAATAGAAAACGGTAATATTATCGAAAAAGGAGGCGTTAATTTTTCAGCCGTTTTTGGAGAATCTCCTGCTCAAATGCTCAAATTAATGAAACTAGAACCTGCTGATTTTTTTGCAACAGGTGTTTCGATTGTTTTGCACCCAAAAAATCCACTTGTTCCGATTATTCACATGAATGTTCGTTATTTTGAAATGAGTAATGGTATTTATTGGTTTGGTGGTGGAATTGACCTTACTCCCCATTATATTTTTGATGAAGATGCAAAGTTTTTTCATAAGTCTTTAAAAGATGCTTGTGATAAACACCACAAAAGTTATTATCCAGAATTTAAGAAAAAAGCAGATGATTATTTTTACATTCCTCACAGAGAAGAAACACGAGGAATAGGAGGAATATTTTTTGACCATTTGAAAGAGATAGACGGAATAACAAAACAAGACCGTTGGGATTTTGTAAGAGAAATAGGAGAAGCATTTGCACCCGTTTATACACAAATTGCCAATAAAAATAAAACACTTCCTTTCACAAAAGAACAAACAGAATGGCAACGTATCCGAAGAGGACGTTATGTAGAATTTAATTTAGTCTATGATAGAGGGACAAAATTTGGCTTAGAAACCAATGGGAGAACAGAGTCTATTTTGATGAGTCTTCCACCAGAGGCAAACTGGCAATACGCACACGAGCCACAAAAAGGAAGCGAAGAAGCACGAACTTTATCGCTTTTGAAAAAAGGAATTGACTGGATTTAA
- a CDS encoding DHH family phosphoesterase, translated as MQNLAGLSELLSTPQKVVIFPHQRPDADALGSCLALSLYLQKNKHQTTVISPTEYPRFLNWMPENDKVVVYSDKTHKEVEDLVSEATLICCLDFSSPNRTAPLDSFIDKNPDTPILLIDHHRGKTDFAHFELWDITAAATAELVYDLILLMNDRNLIDIPTAQCLYAGIMTDTASFKHPNTTGKIHRIAADLIDMGLDSSYVQRMIYDSSTENRVRLLGHALSDCLTVRQDLKTAYFVLKQKDTRKYNPQSGDTEGIVNYALSIEGIDFAAILIDYGSEVRMSFRSVGTFSVADFAHTHFGGGGHHNAAGGRSTEPIKKVVERFETLIEEHRSELTATH; from the coding sequence ATGCAAAATTTAGCAGGTCTATCAGAACTTTTAAGCACACCTCAAAAAGTGGTTATTTTTCCACATCAACGCCCTGATGCTGATGCTTTAGGTTCTTGTTTGGCTTTATCTCTTTATCTACAAAAGAACAAACATCAAACTACTGTTATTTCGCCTACTGAATATCCTCGTTTTCTGAATTGGATGCCAGAGAATGATAAAGTAGTCGTTTATTCAGACAAAACACATAAAGAAGTCGAAGATTTAGTTTCAGAGGCTACTTTGATTTGTTGCTTGGATTTTTCTAGCCCAAATCGAACAGCTCCCTTAGATTCTTTTATAGACAAAAACCCTGACACCCCAATTTTATTAATTGACCATCATAGAGGAAAAACTGATTTTGCTCATTTTGAATTGTGGGATATTACAGCAGCAGCAACAGCAGAATTAGTCTATGACCTTATTCTTTTGATGAATGACAGAAATCTGATAGATATTCCAACAGCACAATGTTTGTATGCTGGTATCATGACAGATACAGCTTCTTTCAAACATCCCAACACAACAGGAAAAATACATCGTATTGCAGCCGATTTGATAGATATGGGATTGGATTCTTCATATGTTCAACGTATGATTTATGATAGTAGTACAGAAAATAGAGTGCGTCTTTTGGGACATGCTCTTTCAGATTGTTTGACTGTCAGACAGGATTTAAAAACAGCCTATTTTGTCTTAAAACAAAAAGATACTCGTAAATACAACCCTCAATCGGGTGACACAGAAGGTATTGTAAATTATGCGCTTTCTATTGAAGGAATTGATTTTGCTGCTATTTTGATTGATTATGGTAGTGAAGTCAGAATGTCATTTCGTTCAGTAGGAACATTTTCAGTAGCTGATTTTGCTCATACTCATTTTGGTGGTGGTGGACATCATAATGCAGCAGGAGGAAGAAGCACAGAACCTATAAAAAAAGTAGTAGAACGCTTCGAAACTCTCATTGAAGAGCATCGCTCAGAGCTTACAGCTACTCATTAA
- a CDS encoding FKBP-type peptidyl-prolyl cis-trans isomerase: MNSSYLYRFFLVALVGAVSWSCDSKSKEGEHKGMKYVVRENGSGEKINDSSIVQVQMRVFNSADSLLQETYKEEIPALVNLRDSNNRKMPLVEILSKGTVGDSVTIFTQSDSIYKGQNAANRPPFIPVGSLIRQEFRVVKNYTMEEYLAVQEQMKQKQQQMQQEYMEEMMKQQQEMQLQADSISKTQVEYIENTYFVEKGIKNFKKTESGLLYTIDKQGKTDIQKGDKVKVNYEGTLLETGEKFDSSFDKGKPIEFPIGVGQVIKGWDEGIMLIGRGGKGYLYIPSNLGYGAQGSQGAIGPNAMLVFKVEVMEEITKAQAEQGQNMGGGK; this comes from the coding sequence ATGAATTCTTCTTATTTATACCGTTTTTTTTTAGTAGCTCTTGTAGGAGCTGTTTCTTGGTCTTGTGATTCTAAAAGTAAAGAAGGTGAACACAAAGGAATGAAATATGTAGTTCGTGAAAATGGTAGTGGTGAAAAAATTAATGACTCTAGTATTGTACAAGTACAGATGAGAGTTTTTAATAGTGCAGATTCTCTTTTACAAGAAACGTATAAAGAAGAAATTCCTGCCCTTGTAAATTTGCGTGACTCTAACAATCGCAAAATGCCTTTAGTAGAAATTCTTTCAAAAGGTACTGTGGGAGATAGTGTAACTATTTTTACACAATCAGATTCTATTTATAAAGGACAAAATGCTGCTAATCGTCCTCCATTTATTCCAGTGGGAAGTCTTATTCGTCAAGAATTTCGTGTTGTGAAAAATTATACAATGGAAGAGTATTTGGCTGTACAGGAGCAAATGAAGCAAAAACAGCAGCAAATGCAACAAGAGTACATGGAAGAAATGATGAAGCAACAGCAAGAAATGCAACTTCAAGCTGATAGCATTTCTAAAACACAAGTAGAATATATTGAAAATACTTATTTTGTTGAGAAAGGAATTAAAAATTTCAAAAAAACAGAATCAGGTTTATTATATACAATAGATAAACAAGGTAAAACAGATATTCAAAAAGGAGATAAAGTAAAAGTAAATTATGAAGGTACATTACTTGAAACTGGGGAAAAATTTGATTCTTCGTTTGATAAAGGTAAGCCAATAGAATTTCCAATTGGAGTAGGACAAGTAATCAAAGGTTGGGATGAAGGTATCATGCTTATTGGGCGTGGTGGAAAAGGATATTTGTATATTCCTTCAAACTTAGGCTATGGAGCGCAGGGTTCTCAAGGTGCAATTGGACCAAATGCAATGCTTGTTTTTAAAGTAGAAGTAATGGAAGAAATTACAAAAGCTCAAGCAGAACAAGGACAAAATATGGGTGGAGGAAAATAA
- a CDS encoding FKBP-type peptidyl-prolyl cis-trans isomerase, translating into MFLYRFILIFLITCVSFSANAQHKNKKNKDEKEFKGIRYQLQTTKKERKKALAITDSSIVELRMAIFNSTDSLLRNTDDEDFPLILDLRDSTTRQIPIVEIMMKDGKIGDSLSLFIHSDSVFQNGQIRPIFIPKGSSLRHEIKIVKNYSEQEYADKLEAMQQKYMDEMKQKQQQEKQKAEMEAKSKVQNQIDYLENTYFVEKGITNFQKTESGLYYVIDEQGTPIEKGQTIKVHYEGTLLNGQKFDSSFDRNSPIEFPIGVGQVIQGWDEGIIIIGKGGKGTLYIPSHLGYGERGAGGIIKPNSTLVFRVEVLD; encoded by the coding sequence ATGTTTTTATATAGATTTATTCTAATTTTTCTAATTACCTGTGTTTCATTTTCAGCAAATGCACAACATAAGAATAAAAAAAATAAAGATGAAAAAGAATTTAAAGGTATTCGATATCAATTACAGACTACCAAAAAAGAGCGCAAAAAAGCTCTTGCTATCACAGATTCTAGTATTGTAGAGCTAAGAATGGCTATTTTTAATAGTACAGATTCTTTACTGAGAAATACAGATGATGAAGATTTTCCTCTTATTTTAGATTTGAGAGATAGCACAACTAGACAAATTCCGATTGTAGAAATTATGATGAAAGATGGCAAAATTGGAGATAGTTTGTCTTTATTTATTCATTCTGATTCTGTATTTCAAAATGGTCAAATACGTCCTATTTTTATTCCTAAAGGAAGTTCTTTAAGACACGAAATAAAAATAGTAAAGAATTATTCAGAACAAGAATATGCTGATAAGTTAGAAGCCATGCAACAAAAATACATGGACGAAATGAAACAAAAACAACAACAAGAAAAACAAAAAGCAGAAATGGAAGCAAAATCAAAAGTACAAAATCAAATTGATTATTTAGAAAACACCTATTTTGTAGAAAAAGGAATTACTAATTTCCAAAAAACAGAATCTGGGCTTTATTATGTAATTGATGAGCAAGGAACACCTATTGAAAAAGGACAAACTATAAAAGTTCATTATGAAGGAACATTACTTAATGGACAAAAATTTGATTCTTCTTTTGATAGAAATAGTCCTATTGAGTTTCCAATTGGTGTAGGACAAGTTATACAAGGTTGGGACGAAGGAATTATTATTATTGGAAAAGGTGGAAAAGGAACTTTATATATCCCTTCTCATTTGGGATATGGCGAGCGTGGTGCTGGTGGAATAATTAAACCAAATTCGACACTTGTTTTTAGAGTTGAAGTATTAGATTAA